The nucleotide sequence CCCGCCGCGAGTTCACTGCACGGGGGTCTGCACCCCGTGGTGCGGCGGCGTGTCCCTGCTGGGCCCGTACACGTCCTCGGCGCCCGGCAGCGTCCCTCCCGGGGGAGTCATGCGCTTCTCTTTCTGTCTCCTGTTACAAAACCACACTCTCACCACCTCCTTCTCCAGCTGTAGGCTGTCCGCGAGCGAGGTGATCTCCTGGGCGGAGGGCTTGGGGCACTTGAGGAAGTGGCTCTCCAGCGCGCCCTTGACGCTCACCTCGATGGAGGTGCGCTTTTTCCGCTTGCGGCCCTGCGCCGCGATCTTGTCTATGCTGGTGGGGCTGCCCGAGGAGGAGTCCGCCTCCTCCAACCACTTGTTCAACAAAGGCTTCAGCTTGCACATGTTCTTGAAGCTGAGCTGCAGGGCCTCGAAGCGGCAGATGGTGGTCTGCGAGAAGACGTTGCCGTAGAGGGTGCCCAGCGCCAGCCCCACGTCCGCTTGGGTAAATCCCAGTTTGATGCGGCGCTGCTTGAACTGCTTGGCGAACTGCTCCAGGTCGTCCGAGGTCGGCGTGTCCTCGTCCGAGTGCGGGTCGTGGTGCGGCGGCGGCCCGGGGGGCGCGGCGGCGGAGGTGGGTGCCGGTCCGGCCGCCCCGGGGTGGGGGccgtgaggcggcggtgggtgctCGGCGCCGTGGTGCGGCGGTCCGGGGGGCCCCGGCGGCGGCTCTTCGTGGGCGTCGCGCAGGCCGTGGTGGTGCAGCGCCGGCTGCGCGGCGCCCAGCATGCCGTTGACGGTGAAGCCGGGCGGCTGGGAGTAGAGCAGCCCCGCCTGCGCGCCGTTGGCCGCGGCCATGCCGGGCGGCAGgtgcgccgcgccgcccgcccgccacgccgctgccgccgccgctgccgccgccgccgcgtggtgcccgccgccgccgccgtggtGCACTAGGTGCGGAGCCCGCCCCGGCGGCGGGTGCTGCGGCGGCGGCGGTAGCTCGTCGCCGCGCCCGCCCGCCTGCACCACCGCCGGCTTGATGTCGGGCTGGCCCAGCGCGCCCGCTGACCAGGGCgcctcgccgccgccgccgccgccgccgcccccgccaccgccgccgccgccgccgccgccggggccgccgtGGGACAGCGCCGCGATCCACTGGTGAGCGTGGCTCAGCGGGTGCCCGTTGCTCTGCAGCGCGTAGTCCGCCTGCACCAGGGCGCCGGCGTCGCGGTAGCCGCCGCCGGGCTGCATGCCGCCGGGCGGCTCGGCGTGCACCATGGGGGAGCCGGAGGCGAGCAGGCTGTAGTGGTTGGAGGCTGCGGTCGCCATGACTCGCCGAGCCGCACTGATCGCGCCGGTTAAAGGCGCCGCGCATTTGACAGCTACTTTTTCGCCTCGGGCGCCGCGCGGCGCCCGCGCCCCCCCGGCCCGCGCGGCGGGGCCCACTGCGAAGGCACGCGCGgctgccccgccccgccgcagAACACCATTGGCTCCCCGCGCCCTGACGGACGCGGCTGCCCCTGGCaaccgccgccgccaccgcccacCATTGGCGTGCCCCACCGGCGGCGCCCCGCCCCTCGCCCCTCCCCCGACCGCCCTCTGGAACCCAACTCCGAGGGGGAACGGGGCGCGGGGGAGCGGCGGTCgcggggcgggaggcggcggcgggagagaaggggaggggagggggggagctgcgccgccagccccgccccgccggcccagCTCCGCATCGCACCGCCGGCGGGaggctgccgccgccgctccgcccgcccgCTCCTGTTGCTCGCGCCCAGCCGGAGCCCCTTCCCCGCCGCGGGTCTCTGCGCGGAGCCCGGCAGTgctgccccggggcggggggcgcccgTCCGCCCGCCCCCAACTTCCTCCGCCGGGCCGAGCGCACGCAGGGCCACCCCGCAGCCAGGCCCGCCGGCGGGACCAGGGAGCGCCGCACCCCCGGGAGTAAGGAGcgggcagccccttctctgcCCGACGGCCCCGGCCTCCCGACACGCGGTGCTCCCCGGAGCACGCCGCTCTGCCGGGAATGTCGGGGCTTCGCACCTCGGCACTGCGGAGTTGGTGTTGTTCCGCTTGTCCCGTCTCGGGGGAACGGGGTGCCTGCGGATCCGCTTCAGCGGCGCTGGCGGCTCTGCATCGATACGGAAGATTTCGGGGCGTGGGGGGCGGAGGGGAGcggttgaaaagaaaaaaaaataaaagaaaaaagaaaagaaaagaaaaagaaaaatgagaggtaggagaaaaaaaaaaaaaaaaaagaaaataaaagaagttgCGGTCCGGACAGGAAGGAAGGAGAGCCTGGAACTGGATCCGGATTTCCTAGGAATGAGCAGCACCCGGGCTGGCCGCCGCGAAAAGAGTTCGCTGCCCGTGTTTGAGCTGGAAGCCATAGCTTTGTCTCGAAAATAAACTGCTCACGGGGGTAGGTGCGCGTCGCAGGCTCCCGCTATCTTCATCGAAATAATACAATAGGGCGGACCGGGGAATTTATTACTGCTAACAAGAAACAGCTTTCTTCTGCGAGTTGTTTATAAATCATCGTATTTAACGTAAGCACTGGAAACGCTCCTCGCTTGGAAATATTCCTCTGCGTGGGGGTGTGGAGAAGCGGGGGGATGGGCTGCTGCACATAAACATATACACAGAAGCAGCATAAACAGGATATCCAGTGCCCTGAGACAAGGGACGCAGCAGGAGTTACCTCGTTTCGTTAGTTTAGCGGCGTATCAAGAGCTCCTTCTGCCGGGGggttgggaaggagggagagaggaggaggaggaggagcggggggAAACAAACTTTGTCCATGAAAGAATGGAGATTCTTCCTAAGgtttatttttcccccctctcttcgaCGTGCAAGCGAAGGGAAGAACAATGCTGCCTGTTCTGCGAGTGCCGCGGGGAGGGAAGTCAGTGCCTCTGAAGTGAAGCACTGCCTTGTGTTTCCCGTGTGGAAACAACTGGGCACCCAGGAATTTTTATAATTTGATGCTCATTTTCTCTTGTCTCTCCTCCCAATTAGGTGTAGACCAGTGAGTTGAGACAAAACAACAGAACAAGCCCTCAGCAGGCTTCCGCCAAAGCATCGTGGGGGCCGTCT is from Patagioenas fasciata isolate bPatFas1 chromosome 3, bPatFas1.hap1, whole genome shotgun sequence and encodes:
- the POU3F2 gene encoding POU domain, class 3, transcription factor 2 encodes the protein MATAASNHYSLLASGSPMVHAEPPGGMQPGGGYRDAGALVQADYALQSNGHPLSHAHQWIAALSHGGPGGGGGGGGGGGGGGGGGGEAPWSAGALGQPDIKPAVVQAGGRGDELPPPPQHPPPGRAPHLVHHGGGGGHHAAAAAAAAAAAWRAGGAAHLPPGMAAANGAQAGLLYSQPPGFTVNGMLGAAQPALHHHGLRDAHEEPPPGPPGPPHHGAEHPPPPHGPHPGAAGPAPTSAAAPPGPPPHHDPHSDEDTPTSDDLEQFAKQFKQRRIKLGFTQADVGLALGTLYGNVFSQTTICRFEALQLSFKNMCKLKPLLNKWLEEADSSSGSPTSIDKIAAQGRKRKKRTSIEVSVKGALESHFLKCPKPSAQEITSLADSLQLEKEVVRVWFCNRRQKEKRMTPPGGTLPGAEDVYGPSRDTPPHHGVQTPVQ